A window of Hymenobacter aerilatus contains these coding sequences:
- a CDS encoding TonB-dependent receptor has product MPAAVAQQMASQLVSGTVRDATGEPLPQVGVGVEGQPGGTSTNEQGYFRLRVAFPANEPAPVLVVRSLGFQALRVPLSAATTQPLQLTLQADTRAIGNVTVRGRRDQSDTREQVSLTPLDPRAVKELPSTFGDFNKILTTLPGVVANNELTSTYSVRGGNYEENLVYVNGFEVYRPFLVTAAQQEGLSFINPDLVEKVEFSTGGWQPKYGDKLSSVLSAQYKTPQQFAASGSASLVGGTAHVEATSPNKRVSYLAGVRYKNARYVLQSLRQQQGGYNPTFYDGQLYVNANLGPVGDESRTSLGILATTAHNDFRFTPESGQSTFNTEGNQLTRLTIFYDGRERMQYDTYQGGLNLRHRFTDHLQGELLAGAFVSRELEYRDVEASYRFSEINRAPGPDFNREVRVRDVGSRFDHSRNTLLAKVFTLEARGQWTPASRHTVRFGVKTGRERIDDQLDEYNFVDSADYVPEYRRTRLVSDLNLESYRTQGYVQNTFDIDSLRTLTLGVRAHYWSINQQLVVSPRVQYAQVSRRHPNVSYKAAVGLYAQPPFYRELRNQVGTQATPQDALLIQAQLNPELRAQKSLHAIAGTEIRFQQFDRPFRFSGEVYYKYLTDVVPYDVDNLRLRYFAKNNARAYAAGVDARISGEFVRGAESWFSLGVLTTRENLDGDSMNVYNAQGQVTGREAKGYIRRPSDQRLNAGIFFQDHLPDNPSVRGYVNLVFGTGLPFSPPNNPDARGTSTLVRSYKRVDLGFSKVLTVRAGDEAARHPGQLQSLWIGLEILNVLQANNVAGYSYVQDINGRTYAVANYLSQRVVNLRLIGRF; this is encoded by the coding sequence ATGCCCGCCGCCGTGGCGCAGCAAATGGCTTCGCAGCTTGTCAGCGGTACTGTCCGTGATGCTACGGGTGAGCCCTTGCCCCAGGTGGGGGTAGGCGTGGAAGGCCAGCCCGGCGGCACCAGCACCAACGAGCAGGGTTATTTTCGATTGCGAGTGGCGTTTCCGGCCAATGAGCCCGCTCCGGTACTGGTGGTGCGAAGCCTGGGCTTTCAGGCACTGCGCGTGCCACTATCGGCTGCTACCACCCAGCCGCTCCAGCTTACGCTACAGGCTGATACCCGCGCCATTGGCAACGTGACCGTGCGCGGCCGCCGCGACCAGTCCGATACCCGCGAGCAGGTCAGCCTCACACCCCTCGACCCGCGGGCCGTGAAAGAGCTGCCCTCCACCTTCGGCGACTTCAATAAGATTCTGACCACCCTACCCGGCGTGGTGGCCAACAACGAACTGACCAGCACTTACTCGGTGCGGGGCGGCAACTACGAGGAAAACCTCGTGTACGTGAACGGCTTCGAGGTGTACCGGCCGTTTCTAGTAACGGCTGCCCAGCAGGAGGGCCTCAGTTTCATCAACCCTGATCTGGTGGAGAAGGTGGAGTTCTCGACCGGCGGCTGGCAGCCCAAGTACGGCGACAAGCTGTCTTCGGTGCTGAGCGCGCAGTACAAAACGCCCCAGCAGTTTGCCGCCTCTGGCTCGGCCAGCCTGGTGGGCGGTACGGCCCATGTGGAGGCTACATCGCCCAATAAGCGTGTGAGCTACCTGGCTGGGGTGCGCTATAAAAACGCCCGCTATGTGCTGCAGTCGTTGCGCCAGCAGCAGGGCGGTTACAACCCTACCTTCTACGACGGCCAGCTGTACGTGAATGCCAACCTGGGCCCCGTGGGCGACGAATCCCGCACCTCCCTGGGTATATTGGCTACAACAGCCCACAACGATTTTCGCTTTACGCCCGAGAGCGGCCAGAGCACCTTCAACACGGAAGGCAACCAGCTCACGCGCCTCACCATTTTCTACGATGGCCGCGAGCGGATGCAGTACGACACCTACCAGGGCGGCCTGAATCTGCGTCACCGCTTCACCGACCACCTCCAGGGCGAGCTGCTGGCCGGTGCGTTTGTGTCCCGGGAGCTGGAGTACCGCGATGTGGAGGCTAGCTACCGCTTCTCCGAAATCAACCGGGCCCCCGGCCCCGATTTCAACCGCGAGGTGCGCGTGCGCGATGTGGGCTCACGCTTCGACCACTCCCGCAACACGCTGCTGGCGAAGGTGTTTACACTCGAAGCCCGCGGCCAATGGACGCCTGCCTCTCGCCACACCGTGCGCTTTGGGGTGAAGACGGGTAGGGAGCGAATTGATGACCAGCTCGACGAATACAATTTTGTAGACTCGGCCGATTACGTGCCCGAGTATCGCCGCACCCGTCTAGTGTCGGACCTGAACCTGGAGAGCTACCGCACGCAGGGCTACGTGCAGAATACCTTTGATATTGACTCGCTCCGTACGCTGACGCTGGGCGTACGAGCGCACTATTGGTCTATCAATCAGCAACTGGTGGTAAGTCCGCGGGTGCAGTACGCACAGGTGTCGCGCCGTCACCCGAATGTGTCGTACAAAGCGGCCGTGGGCCTGTATGCCCAGCCGCCCTTTTACCGCGAGCTGCGCAACCAGGTAGGCACGCAGGCTACCCCGCAAGATGCGCTGCTGATTCAGGCTCAACTCAACCCCGAGCTGCGGGCGCAAAAATCGTTGCACGCCATTGCTGGTACCGAAATCCGCTTTCAGCAGTTCGACCGGCCGTTTCGCTTTTCGGGCGAAGTATACTATAAGTATCTGACCGACGTGGTGCCGTACGACGTGGACAACCTGCGCCTGCGTTACTTCGCCAAAAACAACGCCCGCGCCTACGCCGCCGGGGTGGATGCGCGCATCAGCGGCGAGTTTGTGCGCGGGGCCGAATCGTGGTTTAGCCTAGGCGTGCTGACGACGCGCGAAAACCTGGACGGCGACTCAATGAACGTGTACAACGCCCAGGGCCAAGTGACGGGTAGGGAGGCCAAGGGCTACATCCGCCGCCCCAGCGACCAGCGCCTGAACGCGGGTATTTTCTTCCAAGACCATCTGCCCGACAATCCTTCGGTGCGAGGCTACGTGAACCTGGTCTTCGGCACGGGCCTACCCTTCAGCCCGCCCAACAACCCCGATGCCCGCGGCACCAGCACGCTGGTGCGCTCTTATAAGCGTGTGGACCTGGGCTTCTCCAAAGTCCTGACCGTGC
- the rpe gene encoding ribulose-phosphate 3-epimerase: MNATRPKPQLAPSLLASDFANLQAEVERLADSAADWLHCDVMDGRFVPNISFGVPVLEAIARYAKQPLDVHLMIESPQDYLHAIRDAGASSITVHYEACPHLHRVVQQIKKLGCKACVALNPATPVSLLEDIAPDLDMVLVMSVNPGFGGQTFIPNTLRKVAALKELLVDCGSPALIEIDGGVSSDNAAALVQAGADVLVAGSFVFSGGDPVGTLAKLRQQVDEVEY, from the coding sequence ATGAATGCTACTCGTCCAAAACCTCAGCTGGCGCCTTCGCTGCTGGCCAGTGATTTTGCCAACCTGCAAGCCGAAGTAGAACGCCTGGCCGACAGCGCCGCCGATTGGTTGCACTGCGACGTGATGGACGGTCGTTTTGTGCCCAATATTTCCTTTGGTGTGCCCGTGCTGGAGGCCATTGCCCGCTACGCCAAGCAGCCGCTCGACGTGCACCTGATGATCGAAAGTCCGCAGGACTACCTGCATGCCATTCGCGACGCGGGTGCCAGCAGCATCACGGTGCACTACGAGGCTTGCCCGCACCTGCACCGGGTGGTGCAGCAGATCAAAAAGCTGGGCTGTAAAGCCTGCGTAGCTCTGAACCCGGCTACCCCCGTGAGTTTGCTCGAAGACATTGCCCCCGACCTGGACATGGTGCTGGTGATGTCCGTGAACCCCGGCTTCGGGGGCCAGACGTTTATCCCGAACACCCTGCGCAAAGTAGCCGCTCTGAAAGAGCTGCTGGTCGACTGCGGCTCCCCAGCTCTCATTGAAATCGACGGCGGCGTGAGCAGCGACAACGCTGCCGCCCTGGTGCAGGCTGGCGCCGATGTGCTAGTAGCCGGTAGCTTCGTATTCAGCGGTGGCGACCCGGTGGGCACCCTGGCCAAACTGCGCCAGCAGGTAGATGAAGTGGAATACTAG
- a CDS encoding S8 family peptidase, with product MRFFVLCILAWLPLWKVGTVVAGLPVRPPGTPTVRKHLVYLRDKANTPYSLSAPQRFLTARSLARRTHQNISLLPRDLPVDPAYVAQVQAVAGAKVWYTSRWFNAVVVECDSTVLAVVQALPCVRSARTLNRSAATSAPLPVQAGAPVAARPAGTRADYGNAYAQAHQIGADVMHDAGFRGEGMHIAVFDGGFPGVNTGSVFASLYQQNRLASVYNFVGRDQNVYQYDDHGTLVLSTLAGNQPGVFIGTAPQATYYLFVTEEVASEHPVEEVNWLIAAERADSLGVDIINSSLGYNTFDAPSVDYAYTDLDGRTALSTRAATVAARVGMLVVNSAGNEGNNRWLYLLAPADADSILTVGAVDSLGTRARFSSIGPAADGRLKPNVSAMGQQAAFVYPSGAIGRGNGTSFASPIAAGLAAGFWQAHPTLTAQEVIDYLQRSASQATAPDNLLGYGIPNFGRAQQVAAGIPLPTAPVAGVGNLVHLYPNPVPAGAATCTLQLPAEWRAQPLEVRLYDARGALVSALTLPAPNAPTVQLPTTALRPGVYSCRVGRVGQPLYTVRLLRL from the coding sequence ATGCGCTTTTTCGTGCTGTGTATTCTGGCTTGGCTACCCCTTTGGAAGGTAGGCACGGTGGTGGCGGGGCTGCCGGTTCGCCCGCCGGGCACGCCCACTGTGCGCAAGCATTTGGTTTATCTGCGCGACAAAGCCAATACGCCGTACAGCCTCAGCGCCCCCCAGCGTTTCCTGACGGCCCGGTCCCTGGCGCGCCGCACCCATCAGAATATTTCCCTGCTGCCCCGCGACCTGCCCGTAGACCCTGCCTACGTGGCGCAGGTGCAGGCTGTGGCTGGCGCTAAGGTGTGGTACACTTCGCGGTGGTTTAACGCTGTGGTGGTGGAGTGCGACTCTACCGTGCTGGCCGTAGTGCAGGCCCTGCCGTGCGTGCGCAGTGCGCGCACGCTCAACCGGAGCGCCGCTACAAGTGCGCCGCTCCCTGTGCAAGCAGGCGCTCCTGTGGCAGCCCGCCCGGCCGGCACCCGCGCCGACTACGGCAACGCCTACGCCCAGGCTCACCAGATTGGGGCCGACGTGATGCACGACGCTGGCTTTCGGGGTGAAGGCATGCACATTGCCGTATTCGATGGCGGCTTTCCGGGGGTGAATACGGGCTCAGTCTTCGCCTCGTTGTATCAGCAAAATCGGCTGGCCAGCGTGTACAACTTCGTGGGGCGTGACCAGAACGTGTACCAGTACGACGACCACGGCACGCTGGTGCTTTCTACCCTGGCTGGCAATCAGCCGGGCGTGTTTATTGGTACAGCTCCGCAGGCCACGTACTATTTGTTTGTGACGGAAGAGGTAGCCTCGGAGCATCCCGTGGAGGAAGTTAACTGGCTGATTGCCGCCGAGCGGGCAGACTCGCTGGGCGTTGATATCATCAACTCCTCGCTGGGCTACAACACCTTCGATGCGCCCTCCGTCGACTATGCGTACACGGACTTGGATGGTCGAACCGCACTCAGCACGCGGGCCGCTACTGTGGCGGCGCGGGTAGGGATGCTGGTGGTAAACAGTGCCGGCAACGAGGGCAACAACCGTTGGCTCTATCTCTTAGCTCCCGCCGACGCCGATTCCATCCTGACAGTAGGCGCGGTGGACTCCTTGGGTACGCGCGCCCGATTCAGCTCTATTGGTCCTGCCGCCGATGGTCGTTTGAAACCCAACGTGAGTGCCATGGGCCAGCAGGCGGCCTTTGTGTATCCCAGCGGCGCCATTGGACGCGGCAACGGCACCTCGTTTGCCAGCCCCATTGCGGCGGGGTTGGCGGCCGGCTTCTGGCAGGCGCACCCCACGCTCACGGCCCAGGAGGTGATTGACTACCTGCAACGTTCGGCTTCCCAGGCCACTGCCCCCGATAACTTATTAGGCTACGGCATCCCCAACTTTGGGCGGGCCCAGCAGGTGGCCGCTGGTATTCCCTTGCCCACGGCCCCCGTCGCGGGGGTAGGAAATCTGGTGCACCTGTATCCGAACCCTGTGCCAGCGGGTGCGGCCACGTGTACCCTGCAACTTCCTGCCGAATGGCGCGCACAGCCGCTGGAGGTGCGCCTCTACGATGCGCGGGGGGCATTGGTGTCGGCGCTGACGTTGCCGGCGCCCAATGCGCCCACCGTGCAGCTGCCTACTACCGCACTGCGGCCGGGCGTGTATAGCTGCCGGGTGGGTAGGGTAGGGCAGCCCTTGTATACAGTACGCCTGCTTCGCCTGTAA
- the mnmA gene encoding tRNA 2-thiouridine(34) synthase MnmA, which yields MNTTKGRVLVAMSGGIDSSVAAVLLHEQGYEVVGMTMKTWDYASAGGSKKETGCCSLDSINDARQIAVELGFPHYIIDIRDEFGDFVISNFTDEYLAGRTPNPCVLCNTHIKWDALLRRADQLGCEFIATGHYAQVRHENGRYVISKGVDENKDQSYALWGVSQESLSRTLFPLGAMRKTEIYDEARRRGFTELVNKPESYEICFIPDNDYRGFLRRRVPGLEERVAGGQFVLRDGTVVGTHAGYPFYTIGQRKGLGVALGFPAYVTAIHPETNQVVLGNYDDLASTATVVGKLNMGKFASLEGRGLVPSVTKVRYNHDGAPAFLEQVGDKIRVYFEEAVHAITPGQAAVFYDGQDVLGGGWIERHVIGELPIPAELAAL from the coding sequence ATGAACACGACGAAAGGACGGGTGCTGGTCGCGATGAGCGGCGGCATCGACAGCTCGGTGGCGGCGGTATTGCTGCACGAGCAAGGCTACGAGGTGGTCGGCATGACCATGAAAACCTGGGATTACGCCTCGGCAGGCGGCTCCAAAAAAGAAACCGGCTGCTGCTCCCTCGACAGCATCAACGACGCTCGGCAGATTGCCGTGGAGCTGGGTTTCCCACACTACATCATCGACATCCGCGACGAGTTCGGGGATTTTGTAATTAGCAACTTCACCGATGAATACTTAGCCGGGCGCACGCCCAACCCCTGTGTGCTCTGCAACACCCACATCAAGTGGGATGCCCTGCTGCGCCGCGCCGACCAGCTTGGCTGCGAGTTTATCGCCACCGGCCACTACGCCCAGGTGCGCCACGAAAACGGGCGTTACGTCATTAGCAAAGGGGTGGATGAGAACAAGGACCAGTCGTATGCCCTGTGGGGCGTGTCGCAAGAAAGCCTGTCGCGCACGTTGTTCCCATTGGGCGCCATGCGCAAAACTGAGATTTACGACGAGGCGCGCCGCCGCGGCTTCACGGAGCTGGTAAACAAGCCCGAGAGCTACGAAATCTGCTTTATCCCCGATAACGACTACCGCGGGTTCCTGCGCCGTCGCGTGCCAGGCTTGGAAGAGCGTGTGGCCGGCGGGCAGTTTGTGCTGCGCGATGGCACAGTGGTGGGTACGCACGCGGGCTACCCCTTCTACACTATTGGGCAACGTAAAGGGCTGGGCGTGGCCCTGGGTTTCCCGGCCTACGTTACGGCAATTCACCCTGAAACCAACCAGGTAGTGCTCGGCAACTACGACGACCTGGCCAGCACTGCCACTGTGGTCGGCAAGCTGAACATGGGCAAATTTGCTTCTCTGGAAGGCCGCGGGTTGGTGCCCAGCGTTACCAAAGTGCGCTACAACCACGACGGCGCCCCTGCCTTTCTGGAGCAGGTAGGCGACAAAATCCGGGTATACTTTGAGGAGGCTGTGCACGCCATCACGCCTGGTCAGGCCGCTGTGTTTTACGACGGGCAGGATGTGCTAGGCGGCGGCTGGATAGAACGGCACGTTATTGGCGAACTGCCGATACCAGCCGAGTTGGCTGCTTTATAA
- the trpF gene encoding phosphoribosylanthranilate isomerase — protein MLRIPVLVRGINNLSDARYCAGMGADGLIFTLDPTLPNAVTPTLMSELAGWVAGVKLLGEFDAQPVSEINRLVEECGLQEVLLHQLPATPLSVASLLTVNLADSLSSAQREEMAQQYSTIFPAGVGMVVALDSPELDLTTQQQLAEAAARFPLWLSGAITPDNVLSLLDTVQPAGFILSGGDEIKPGLRDFTELEAVFEALEE, from the coding sequence ATGCTCCGTATTCCCGTTCTCGTTCGCGGCATCAACAACCTCTCCGACGCCCGCTATTGCGCTGGCATGGGCGCCGACGGCCTCATCTTCACCCTCGACCCTACCCTACCTAATGCTGTAACCCCCACCCTCATGAGTGAACTGGCCGGTTGGGTAGCGGGCGTGAAGCTGCTGGGCGAGTTCGACGCGCAACCTGTTTCAGAAATCAACCGGCTGGTGGAGGAATGTGGCCTTCAGGAAGTGTTGCTGCATCAGCTGCCCGCCACGCCGCTTTCGGTGGCCTCGTTGCTGACTGTGAATCTCGCTGATAGCCTAAGCAGCGCTCAGCGCGAGGAGATGGCGCAGCAGTATAGCACTATTTTTCCGGCCGGTGTTGGGATGGTGGTTGCGCTGGATTCGCCGGAGTTGGATCTTACCACTCAGCAGCAGCTGGCAGAAGCCGCCGCCCGTTTTCCGCTGTGGCTCAGCGGTGCTATCACACCCGACAACGTGCTTTCCTTGCTCGATACTGTGCAGCCTGCTGGCTTCATTCTTTCCGGCGGCGACGAAATTAAGCCGGGCCTGCGCGATTTTACGGAGTTGGAAGCAGTGTTTGAAGCATTAGAAGAATAA